In the genome of Variibacter gotjawalensis, one region contains:
- a CDS encoding phosphatidate cytidylyltransferase, translating to MMADQGATAKPRSELALRVVSSLVLAPLVLGATWYGGWPFGLLWLVAAVAVWWEWCGLVDQPSRWTVFALGTVGIVIAALALEFRQSLIAIGVLLATTVLATALAAARREWSGAGVIYSGAVALSPVMLRQDSEWGLVAIVLLFAVVWGTDIAGYFGGRAIGGPKLWPAVSPKKTWSGALSGLALTLVLSVLLGWIAGVRSVVVLALVGIVLSAVSQAGDLFESSMKRHFGAKDSGNLIPGHGGVMDRLDGFIFAAAAALLIGLAHTGLESPSRGLLIW from the coding sequence ATGATGGCCGATCAAGGCGCAACGGCGAAACCGCGCAGCGAACTCGCGCTGCGTGTCGTCTCGTCGCTGGTTCTTGCGCCTCTCGTGCTCGGCGCTACTTGGTACGGCGGCTGGCCCTTCGGTCTTCTCTGGCTCGTCGCTGCCGTCGCGGTCTGGTGGGAGTGGTGCGGCCTTGTCGATCAGCCGTCGCGCTGGACCGTCTTCGCGCTCGGCACGGTCGGCATCGTCATCGCGGCGCTTGCGCTTGAATTCCGCCAGTCGCTGATCGCCATCGGCGTGCTGCTCGCAACCACCGTCCTCGCCACCGCGCTGGCTGCCGCGCGTCGCGAATGGAGTGGAGCAGGGGTTATCTATTCCGGCGCGGTCGCGCTCAGCCCCGTGATGCTCCGCCAGGATTCCGAGTGGGGGCTCGTCGCGATTGTGCTGCTCTTCGCGGTCGTCTGGGGCACCGACATCGCGGGCTATTTCGGCGGCCGCGCGATCGGCGGTCCTAAGCTGTGGCCGGCGGTCAGCCCGAAGAAGACGTGGTCGGGCGCGCTCAGCGGTCTTGCGCTAACCCTCGTCCTCAGCGTCCTGCTCGGTTGGATCGCTGGCGTACGCTCGGTCGTCGTCTTGGCTTTGGTCGGGATCGTCTTGTCGGCGGTCTCGCAGGCCGGTGATCTTTTCGAGTCCTCGATGAAGCGGCATTTCGGCGCCAAGGATTCCGGCAACCTGATTCCCGGCCATGGCGGCGTCATGGACCGGCTCGACGGTTTCATTTTTGCCGCAGCCGCCGCACTTCTCATCGGACTTGCGCACACGGGCCTGGAATCGCCTTCCCGTGGGCTGCTGATCTGGTAA
- the rseP gene encoding RIP metalloprotease RseP, with protein MLENFSIWGTGPIGWLIPFLFVLSVIVFFHELGHFWVARRCGVRVLTFSVGFGPEIFGFNDKHGTRWKISAIPLGGYVKFFGDENAASVPDHETAAQMNAEERKVSFFHKPVAQRAAVVAAGPIANFILAIAIFAGIFLVYGKQITSARISDVQSGSVAAQAGFQAGDLVVAINDKPIESFSDMQRIVSVNAGNQLKFEVERTGTRQVIMATPAIREVKDKFGNVSRVGMLGLTRTMAPGDVRTESVGPVKAITMGFEQTWFVIDQTMTYLGRVVMGRESADQLGGPIKIAQVSGQMASLGLLPILHLAAVLSVSIGLLNLFPIPLLDGGHLLFYAIEAIRGKPLSERAQEYGFRVGLALVVMLMVFATYNDVSGLIARLGS; from the coding sequence GTGCTAGAGAACTTCTCCATCTGGGGTACTGGCCCGATCGGCTGGCTGATCCCGTTCTTGTTCGTCCTCTCGGTCATCGTTTTCTTCCATGAGCTGGGTCACTTCTGGGTCGCGCGCCGTTGCGGCGTGCGCGTTTTGACCTTCTCGGTCGGCTTCGGCCCCGAAATCTTTGGTTTCAACGACAAACACGGCACGCGCTGGAAGATTTCCGCGATTCCGCTCGGCGGCTACGTGAAGTTCTTCGGCGACGAAAATGCCGCGAGCGTGCCGGATCACGAGACGGCCGCGCAGATGAACGCCGAGGAGCGCAAGGTCAGCTTCTTCCACAAGCCGGTCGCGCAGCGCGCTGCGGTGGTCGCGGCGGGCCCGATCGCCAACTTCATCCTCGCGATTGCGATCTTCGCCGGCATTTTCCTCGTCTATGGTAAACAGATAACCTCGGCCCGGATCAGCGACGTTCAATCCGGCAGCGTTGCCGCCCAGGCGGGCTTCCAGGCAGGCGATCTCGTCGTCGCTATCAACGACAAGCCGATAGAGAGCTTCAGCGATATGCAGCGAATTGTCAGCGTGAACGCTGGCAATCAGCTCAAATTCGAGGTCGAGCGTACCGGAACGCGCCAGGTCATTATGGCGACCCCGGCGATCCGCGAGGTCAAGGACAAGTTCGGCAACGTCAGCCGCGTCGGCATGCTGGGGCTCACCCGAACCATGGCGCCGGGCGATGTGCGCACCGAGAGCGTCGGACCCGTTAAGGCGATCACAATGGGTTTCGAACAGACCTGGTTCGTGATCGATCAGACCATGACCTATTTGGGCCGGGTCGTGATGGGTCGCGAGTCGGCTGATCAGCTCGGCGGGCCGATCAAGATCGCGCAGGTTTCGGGGCAGATGGCCTCGTTGGGGCTCCTGCCGATTCTTCACCTCGCCGCCGTACTGTCGGTTTCGATTGGGCTTTTGAACCTGTTCCCGATTCCGTTGCTGGATGGTGGTCACCTTTTGTTCTACGCGATAGAGGCCATTCGCGGGAAGCCGTTGTCCGAGCGGGCGCAGGAATATGGCTTCCGGGTGGGGCTGGCTTTGGTTGTGATGCTGATGGTTTTCGCAACCTACAATGACGTTTCTGGCCTAATTGCCAGGTTGGGGTCGTGA
- the bamA gene encoding outer membrane protein assembly factor BamA: MRLWVRVIRRVALAALLAGSAVALQESGVVEFTTSAHAQSIVVQGNRRIESDTVRSYFRVGPGERLDAIRIDEAYKALVATGLFEDVRISQAGGRIVVTVVESAQIGRVAFEGNRAVKDEQITAEIQSRPRGPLSRTAVRSDVQRILDMYRANGRYDVRVEPKIIDQSNGRVDLVFEITEGKKTGVRSINFSGNRAYSSGRLKDVIKTGETGILSFFRSNDVYDQDRIEQDRELLRRHYLKNGYADVRITAAVAEYDPVSRGFNVTFQIEEGEYYRIGAIDVQSNVREVDPTRLRSYVKARQGGGYNAEEVEKTVEQMTLELARGGYPFAVVRPRGDRNYDARTVDLGFVVDQGQRSYIERINVRGNTRTRDHVIRREFDIGEGDAYNHAMVERAERRLKNLGFFKSVKITSEPGSAPDRVIVNVDVEEMSTGEFSISGGYSTADGFIAEVSVAERNLLGNGQFAKAAVQYGQRVRGFELSFVEPYLLGYRLAFGVDVFSKQILASTYQSYDSKTVGGGFRFGIPIMDDVTLQLRYSAYQQEITLSALNNCFPFNAGFCIPAAPALRQAANYGEVLTSLVGYTLNYNTLDNSRNPTKGMVLDFKQDFAGVGGDVQFIRSTFDGRMYFDIGWDLIGLLRGQAGHIAGWGSRDPNLVGNGDLRMLDQFFMGPNLVRGFQTAGIGPRDVTSNSTHDALGGTMYWGVSAEVQYPLFFAPKDFGMKMAVFADAGSVWNYKGLTSYQGPGQGLQTMTVRDENIIRSSVGVGLVWDSPFGPLRFDYAVALTKDKGVWDPVEGRNVGGDITQAFRFSGGTKF, from the coding sequence ATGAGGCTTTGGGTTCGAGTAATTCGTCGCGTTGCGCTGGCAGCGTTGTTGGCCGGCAGCGCCGTTGCTTTGCAGGAAAGCGGGGTTGTCGAGTTCACGACATCCGCACACGCACAATCGATTGTCGTTCAAGGCAATCGCCGAATCGAGAGCGATACGGTTCGCTCCTATTTCCGCGTCGGCCCAGGCGAGCGTCTTGATGCGATCCGCATCGACGAGGCCTACAAGGCGCTGGTCGCGACCGGCCTCTTTGAAGACGTTCGTATCTCTCAGGCCGGTGGCCGCATCGTCGTCACCGTCGTTGAATCGGCGCAGATTGGCCGCGTCGCCTTCGAAGGCAACCGCGCCGTCAAGGACGAGCAGATCACTGCAGAAATTCAGTCGCGTCCGCGCGGCCCGCTTTCCCGCACGGCCGTGCGCAGCGACGTCCAGCGCATTCTCGACATGTATCGCGCGAACGGCCGCTATGACGTTCGCGTCGAGCCGAAGATCATCGATCAGTCGAATGGCCGCGTCGATCTCGTCTTCGAAATCACCGAAGGCAAGAAGACGGGCGTTCGCTCGATTAACTTCTCGGGCAACCGCGCGTATTCGTCGGGCCGGCTGAAGGACGTCATCAAGACGGGTGAGACGGGCATTCTGAGCTTCTTCCGCTCGAATGACGTCTACGACCAGGACCGTATCGAGCAGGACCGCGAGCTGCTGCGCCGCCACTATCTCAAGAACGGTTATGCGGACGTCCGCATCACGGCGGCTGTCGCTGAATACGATCCGGTGTCGCGCGGCTTCAACGTGACCTTCCAGATCGAAGAGGGCGAATACTATCGCATCGGCGCGATCGACGTTCAGTCGAACGTGCGCGAGGTCGACCCGACCCGTCTGCGCAGCTACGTCAAGGCCCGTCAGGGTGGTGGCTACAACGCCGAAGAGGTCGAGAAGACTGTCGAGCAGATGACGCTCGAGCTTGCACGCGGCGGTTATCCCTTCGCTGTCGTGCGTCCGCGCGGCGACCGCAATTACGACGCTCGCACCGTCGATCTCGGCTTCGTCGTTGATCAGGGACAGCGCAGCTACATCGAGCGCATCAATGTCCGCGGCAACACCCGTACGCGTGACCACGTCATTCGCCGTGAGTTCGATATCGGCGAGGGTGACGCTTACAACCACGCAATGGTCGAGCGCGCTGAGCGCCGCCTCAAGAACCTCGGCTTCTTCAAGAGCGTGAAGATCACCAGCGAGCCCGGTTCGGCGCCGGACCGCGTGATCGTCAACGTCGACGTCGAAGAAATGTCGACCGGCGAGTTCTCGATCTCGGGCGGCTACTCGACGGCTGACGGCTTCATCGCCGAAGTCAGCGTCGCGGAGCGCAACCTGCTCGGTAACGGCCAGTTCGCGAAGGCGGCGGTCCAATACGGCCAGCGCGTCCGCGGTTTCGAACTATCCTTCGTCGAGCCGTATCTGCTTGGCTATCGTCTCGCCTTCGGCGTCGACGTGTTCTCGAAGCAGATTCTCGCTTCGACCTACCAGTCCTACGACTCGAAGACTGTCGGTGGCGGCTTCCGCTTCGGCATTCCGATCATGGACGACGTGACGCTGCAGCTGCGCTACTCGGCGTACCAGCAGGAGATCACGCTCTCGGCGCTGAACAACTGCTTCCCGTTCAACGCCGGGTTCTGTATTCCGGCGGCACCGGCATTGCGTCAGGCCGCGAATTACGGCGAAGTGCTGACGTCGCTGGTCGGCTATACGCTGAACTACAACACGCTCGACAACTCGCGTAACCCCACCAAGGGCATGGTCCTCGACTTCAAGCAGGACTTCGCAGGCGTCGGCGGCGATGTGCAGTTCATTCGCTCGACCTTCGATGGCCGCATGTATTTCGACATCGGCTGGGACCTCATCGGCCTCTTGCGTGGCCAAGCCGGTCACATCGCCGGCTGGGGCAGCCGGGATCCGAACCTGGTGGGCAACGGCGATCTGCGCATGCTCGATCAGTTCTTCATGGGCCCGAACCTCGTGCGCGGCTTCCAGACTGCCGGTATCGGTCCGCGTGACGTGACGAGCAATTCGACGCATGATGCGCTCGGCGGCACGATGTACTGGGGTGTTTCGGCTGAGGTGCAGTACCCGCTGTTCTTCGCTCCAAAGGACTTCGGTATGAAGATGGCTGTCTTCGCCGACGCCGGTTCGGTTTGGAACTACAAGGGCCTGACGTCGTACCAGGGGCCGGGCCAAGGTCTGCAGACGATGACCGTTCGCGACGAAAACATCATCCGCTCGTCAGTCGGCGTCGGCTTGGTCTGGGATTCGCCGTTCGGTCCGCTGCGCTTCGATTACGCAGTTGCGCTCACCAAGGATAAGGGCGTCTGGGATCCGGTCGAGGGCCGCAACGTCGGCGGTGACATTACGCAAGCCTTCCGCTTCAGCGGCGGCACGAAGTTCTGA
- the dxr gene encoding 1-deoxy-D-xylulose-5-phosphate reductoisomerase, whose product MLQTETAPMRISILGATGSIGTSTIDLVRRAPKRYAVQAISANSNASGLAQIARELRAGFAAVADPKAYRALKAELSGSGIEAAAGPEAVSEAGARDADWVMAAISGASGLEPTLAAVKRGRKVALANKECLVCAGTLFMRTAAEHGATILPADSEHNAIAQAMGAGSREDVRKITVTASGGPFRTFTKEQLKAVTREQALKHPNYAMGAKITVDSSTMMNKGLELIEAHHLFDAPPEMLDAVVHPQQAIHGMVEFRDGSLVAAMATPDMRLPIAHCLAWPDRITDAAEPLDLARIGTLTFETPDTDRFPCLKLARQAMEAGKGAPTVLNAANEIAVAAFLAGGLSYLGIPLLVAAALDAAAQRGLMHEPSSVSDALEIDRAARSLAAELLPEIAAKSS is encoded by the coding sequence ATGCTTCAGACCGAAACCGCGCCGATGCGGATCAGCATTCTTGGCGCTACCGGCTCGATCGGCACGAGCACCATCGACCTCGTCCGCCGTGCCCCGAAGCGCTATGCCGTGCAGGCGATCTCCGCCAACAGCAATGCCAGCGGATTGGCGCAGATCGCGCGCGAACTGCGCGCCGGTTTTGCGGCCGTCGCCGACCCGAAAGCCTATCGCGCGCTGAAGGCCGAACTCTCGGGCTCCGGCATCGAAGCTGCTGCCGGCCCCGAGGCCGTCTCGGAGGCCGGCGCGCGCGATGCCGATTGGGTGATGGCCGCGATCAGCGGCGCCAGCGGCCTCGAGCCGACGCTTGCCGCCGTAAAGCGCGGCCGCAAAGTGGCGCTCGCCAATAAGGAATGCCTCGTCTGCGCCGGCACGCTTTTCATGCGCACCGCCGCCGAACACGGCGCAACGATCCTACCGGCCGACTCCGAACACAACGCCATCGCGCAGGCGATGGGTGCGGGCAGCCGCGAGGATGTTCGCAAAATCACCGTCACGGCGTCCGGCGGCCCGTTCCGCACGTTCACGAAAGAGCAGCTTAAGGCCGTCACCCGAGAGCAGGCGCTCAAACATCCGAACTACGCGATGGGTGCGAAGATCACGGTCGACTCGTCGACCATGATGAACAAAGGCCTCGAACTCATTGAGGCGCATCATTTGTTCGATGCGCCACCCGAGATGCTCGATGCCGTCGTCCACCCGCAGCAGGCAATCCACGGCATGGTCGAATTTCGCGACGGCTCGCTGGTCGCCGCGATGGCGACGCCGGACATGCGGCTGCCGATCGCGCACTGCCTCGCTTGGCCGGATCGCATCACGGATGCGGCCGAGCCGCTCGACCTTGCGCGCATCGGTACGCTGACGTTCGAGACGCCCGACACCGACCGCTTCCCGTGCCTCAAATTGGCACGTCAGGCGATGGAAGCCGGGAAGGGCGCACCGACCGTGCTCAACGCGGCGAATGAGATCGCGGTGGCGGCGTTCCTCGCCGGCGGTCTGAGTTATCTCGGCATCCCGCTCTTGGTCGCGGCCGCGCTTGATGCAGCGGCGCAGCGCGGACTGATGCACGAGCCGTCGAGTGTTTCCGATGCGCTGGAAATTGATCGCGCGGCCCGTAGCCTTGCGGCCGAGCTTCTGCCAGAAATTGCCGCAAAGTCGTCCTAA
- the lpxA gene encoding acyl-ACP--UDP-N-acetylglucosamine O-acyltransferase: MPKVHPTALVEAGAKLADDVEVGPFCIVGPDVTIGAGSRLISHVNVAGRTTLGDRTVVYPFASLGTAPQWIGLADEPTELILGTDNVIRESVSMNKGSVPGGGVTRVGNNNYFMVYAHVAHDCIVGNNNVFANSATLGGHVEVGDNVFLGGLAAIQQKTRIGSFAMLGGCSAITSDVIPFGMASGERAHMIGINMVGMKRKNFSPDSIRAVRSTYRSLFFTGTLEGGIEKATEDYGDDPAARLILDFVNSRGARHLCQPGD, encoded by the coding sequence ATGCCCAAGGTTCACCCCACCGCGCTCGTCGAAGCCGGCGCAAAACTCGCCGACGATGTCGAGGTCGGACCGTTCTGCATCGTCGGCCCCGATGTCACGATCGGCGCCGGCTCTCGCCTCATCTCGCACGTGAATGTCGCGGGTCGGACCACGCTCGGCGACCGCACCGTGGTTTATCCGTTCGCCTCGCTCGGCACCGCGCCGCAATGGATCGGCCTCGCCGATGAGCCGACCGAGCTCATCCTCGGCACCGACAATGTGATCCGCGAGAGCGTGTCGATGAACAAAGGGTCGGTTCCGGGCGGCGGCGTCACCCGCGTCGGCAACAACAATTACTTCATGGTCTACGCGCACGTCGCGCACGATTGCATCGTCGGCAACAACAACGTCTTCGCCAACAGCGCCACGCTCGGCGGCCACGTCGAAGTCGGCGACAATGTCTTTCTCGGCGGGCTTGCCGCGATCCAGCAGAAGACTCGCATCGGCTCTTTCGCGATGCTCGGCGGTTGCAGCGCGATCACCAGCGACGTCATTCCGTTCGGTATGGCGAGCGGCGAGCGCGCGCATATGATCGGCATCAACATGGTCGGCATGAAGCGCAAGAACTTTTCGCCGGACTCGATCCGCGCCGTGCGCTCGACTTATCGCAGCCTGTTCTTCACCGGCACGCTCGAAGGCGGCATCGAGAAGGCGACCGAGGACTACGGCGATGATCCGGCCGCGCGTTTGATTCTCGATTTCGTGAATTCGCGCGGCGCGCGCCACCTGTGTCAGCCCGGCGACTGA
- the lpxD gene encoding UDP-3-O-(3-hydroxymyristoyl)glucosamine N-acyltransferase has protein sequence MTEPQFHPPAKRLTVADIAALAGVEAPSDARAVTGIAALDHAGPNDLAFLDNPNYADQLATTHAGICLVPLRFADKTPAGTIAIATAQPYRVFVAAVSRMYPGALKPSTIDGSDGVAQNARVHPTVRLEKGVRVEAGAVIGPHCEIGSGTQIAAGATIGPHVRIGRDCSIGAAATLTHALIGDRVIIHPGVRIGQDGFGYLMGPKKHEKVPQVGRVIVQDNVEIGANTTIDRGASRDTMIGEGTKIDNLVQIGHNCIIGRHCVIVAQTGISGSSTLEDHVVLGARVGVNNHVTIGEGAQIAAVSVVHGDVPPGARWGGTPAKPVRLWFREMKLLEQLARKGSQDKSDPGTEDS, from the coding sequence ATGACCGAGCCGCAGTTTCATCCCCCCGCAAAACGCCTCACCGTCGCCGATATCGCGGCGCTTGCAGGCGTCGAAGCGCCTTCGGACGCGCGCGCGGTGACTGGCATTGCGGCGCTCGATCACGCGGGGCCGAACGATCTCGCTTTCCTCGATAACCCGAATTACGCGGACCAGCTGGCAACGACTCACGCCGGCATCTGCCTCGTGCCGTTGCGATTCGCCGACAAAACGCCAGCCGGCACGATCGCTATCGCGACCGCGCAGCCGTATCGCGTCTTCGTTGCCGCCGTCTCTCGGATGTATCCAGGCGCGCTGAAGCCCAGCACGATCGACGGCAGCGACGGCGTCGCCCAGAACGCGCGCGTTCACCCGACCGTACGCCTTGAGAAGGGCGTCCGGGTCGAAGCCGGCGCCGTCATCGGCCCACATTGCGAGATCGGCAGCGGCACGCAGATCGCCGCCGGCGCGACCATTGGCCCGCATGTCCGGATCGGCCGCGACTGCTCGATCGGCGCGGCCGCGACGCTCACGCACGCGCTCATAGGCGACCGCGTCATCATCCATCCGGGTGTTCGCATCGGCCAGGACGGCTTCGGCTACCTTATGGGCCCGAAGAAACACGAGAAAGTGCCACAGGTCGGCCGCGTCATCGTCCAGGACAATGTCGAGATCGGCGCCAACACGACGATCGATCGCGGCGCCAGCCGCGACACCATGATCGGCGAAGGCACCAAGATCGATAACTTGGTCCAAATTGGCCACAACTGCATCATCGGCCGTCACTGCGTGATCGTCGCGCAAACCGGGATTTCGGGCAGCTCGACACTGGAAGACCATGTCGTCCTCGGCGCGCGCGTCGGGGTGAACAATCACGTCACCATCGGCGAGGGCGCGCAGATCGCGGCCGTTAGTGTCGTCCACGGCGATGTGCCGCCCGGCGCGCGCTGGGGAGGTACTCCGGCGAAGCCCGTTCGGCTCTGGTTCCGCGAGATGAAGCTGCTAGAGCAATTGGCGCGGAAGGGCAGCCAGGATAAAAGCGATCCCGGAACAGAAGATAGTTGA
- a CDS encoding LpxI family protein has protein sequence MAETSPIAIICGGGPFPFSVADAALRTGRKVHLMPIEGWADRDRVAAYPHDWVPVGQYGRMVRVARNAGARDIVFIGTLVRPSLKDIRLDWKTIKILPRIYRAFRGGDDHLLRNIGKIFEDDGFRMLGAHEVAPEILAPAGDAGRVRPSAQDIVDAKLGLAVLDAMGPFDVGQAVVVTDNVVLAVEAAEGTDRMLQRIAALRRDGRIKVSAGRGVLVKAAKPTQDRRFDLPSIGPTTIANVKEAGLAGIAVRAGEVIVAEFTAVTEAADTANLFVTGLAPSSPP, from the coding sequence ATGGCGGAAACATCGCCCATCGCGATCATCTGCGGCGGCGGGCCGTTTCCATTCTCGGTGGCCGACGCGGCGCTTCGCACGGGCCGCAAAGTCCATCTCATGCCGATCGAAGGCTGGGCGGACCGCGATCGCGTCGCTGCTTATCCGCACGATTGGGTTCCGGTCGGGCAGTACGGCCGCATGGTGCGCGTTGCGCGCAATGCCGGCGCGCGCGACATCGTCTTCATCGGCACTCTCGTCAGGCCGTCACTCAAAGACATTCGCCTCGATTGGAAAACGATCAAGATACTTCCGCGCATATACCGCGCCTTCCGCGGCGGCGATGATCACCTCCTGCGCAACATCGGCAAGATCTTCGAAGACGACGGTTTTCGCATGCTGGGCGCGCACGAAGTCGCGCCGGAAATCCTCGCGCCGGCCGGTGACGCGGGCCGCGTGCGTCCATCGGCGCAAGACATCGTGGACGCGAAGCTAGGCCTCGCGGTTCTCGACGCGATGGGACCGTTCGACGTCGGCCAAGCCGTTGTCGTCACCGACAATGTCGTGCTCGCCGTCGAAGCGGCGGAGGGCACGGACCGCATGCTCCAGCGTATCGCAGCTCTCCGGCGCGACGGTCGCATCAAGGTGTCGGCTGGCCGTGGCGTGCTCGTCAAAGCCGCCAAGCCGACGCAGGATCGCCGCTTCGATCTTCCGTCGATCGGGCCGACGACGATCGCGAATGTGAAAGAAGCCGGGCTTGCCGGCATCGCGGTGCGCGCCGGCGAAGTCATCGTCGCGGAATTCACCGCCGTGACCGAGGCTGCAGATACGGCCAATCTCTTCGTGACGGGGCTCGCGCCGTCGTCTCCGCCATGA
- the lpxB gene encoding lipid-A-disaccharide synthase, which produces MSELRVFVIAGEESGDQLGARLIRSLRQRVGSDLKLAGVGGEAMAHEGVASLFPQSDISLMGFIAVAKSLTRVLARLRQATAAVVAFRPHVLVIIDSPDFTQRVAKKVRAIAPNIRIVNYVSPSVWAWRPGRARKMRDYVDHVLALLPFEPDVHERLGGPPCTFVGHPLAARVDELRPNATEQQRRESKPPLLLVLPGSRRSEVSRLLPIFGATIEKLVASIGDVELVLPTVAHVEPLVREGTRGWKHPPRIIIAHDEKRAAFRCARAAIAASGTVTLELALASVPTVAAYKVAPIEAAIIRRLIQVPTVILANLVLDQNVIPEFLQEDCTPEKLALALRDVVADTAVRTQQLDAFARLDSVMKIGEAAPSDRAAEIVLSLVGRA; this is translated from the coding sequence ATGAGCGAGCTTCGCGTCTTCGTCATTGCGGGCGAAGAGTCGGGCGATCAGCTCGGCGCGAGGTTGATCCGGTCACTCCGTCAACGCGTCGGTAGCGATCTCAAACTCGCCGGTGTCGGCGGCGAAGCGATGGCGCATGAAGGCGTTGCGAGCTTGTTTCCGCAAAGCGACATTTCACTGATGGGCTTCATCGCGGTCGCGAAAAGCCTGACGCGCGTCCTTGCACGTCTTCGTCAAGCAACCGCCGCGGTCGTTGCGTTTCGCCCGCATGTGCTGGTGATCATCGACAGTCCGGATTTCACGCAGCGCGTTGCCAAGAAGGTCCGCGCCATCGCGCCGAATATTCGCATCGTGAATTACGTCTCGCCGAGCGTCTGGGCGTGGCGGCCGGGCAGGGCGCGCAAGATGCGCGACTATGTCGATCACGTTTTGGCGCTGCTGCCGTTCGAGCCCGACGTGCACGAGCGTCTCGGCGGCCCGCCGTGCACCTTCGTCGGCCATCCGCTCGCGGCGCGCGTCGATGAATTGCGCCCGAACGCGACTGAACAACAGCGTCGCGAATCCAAGCCACCGCTGTTGCTGGTCCTTCCCGGTAGCCGCCGCAGTGAAGTCAGCCGCTTGCTGCCGATCTTCGGTGCAACGATCGAAAAACTCGTCGCGAGTATCGGTGACGTCGAGCTTGTGTTGCCGACCGTTGCGCATGTCGAACCACTCGTGCGGGAGGGCACCCGCGGTTGGAAACACCCGCCGCGAATCATCATCGCTCACGACGAGAAGCGCGCGGCCTTCCGCTGCGCGCGTGCCGCAATTGCGGCCTCGGGCACCGTCACGCTCGAGCTTGCGCTCGCGTCCGTCCCAACTGTCGCCGCATATAAGGTCGCGCCGATCGAGGCGGCAATCATCCGTCGCCTGATTCAGGTACCGACTGTCATTCTCGCGAACCTCGTGCTCGACCAGAATGTCATTCCAGAATTTCTGCAGGAAGACTGCACGCCCGAAAAGTTAGCGCTCGCATTGCGCGATGTCGTGGCGGACACGGCCGTGCGGACACAACAGCTAGACGCCTTCGCGCGTCTCGATTCCGTGATGAAGATCGGCGAAGCCGCACCGAGCGATCGCGCCGCCGAGATCGTGTTGTCACTCGTCGGCAGAGCCTAA
- the fabZ gene encoding 3-hydroxyacyl-ACP dehydratase FabZ, with product MSEGIIDVVDIQKIMQALPHRYPFLLVDRIEKVDGDDSCIGIKNVTINEPFFQGHFPGNPVMPGVLLLEAMAQTAGVICAMKKGITDEPLKVFFLTIDKAKFRRPVVPGDRIEFHMKKLNQRRTMWWYRGEARVDGELVCEAEVGAMIAN from the coding sequence ATGAGCGAAGGCATCATCGACGTCGTCGACATTCAGAAAATCATGCAGGCGCTGCCGCATCGATATCCGTTTCTGCTCGTCGACCGCATCGAGAAGGTCGATGGCGACGACTCCTGCATCGGCATCAAGAACGTGACGATCAACGAGCCGTTCTTCCAAGGCCATTTCCCGGGCAATCCCGTGATGCCGGGCGTGCTGCTGCTCGAAGCCATGGCGCAGACCGCGGGCGTCATCTGCGCGATGAAAAAGGGCATCACGGACGAGCCGCTCAAGGTGTTTTTCCTCACCATCGACAAGGCGAAGTTCCGCCGGCCCGTCGTACCGGGCGACCGCATCGAATTTCATATGAAGAAGCTCAACCAGCGCCGGACCATGTGGTGGTACCGCGGCGAGGCGCGCGTCGACGGCGAACTCGTGTGCGAAGCCGAAGTCGGCGCGATGATCGCGAACTGA